The Achromobacter pestifer genome includes a region encoding these proteins:
- the urtB gene encoding urea ABC transporter permease subunit UrtB yields MRIAAIALYLRRFLLAWLVSLPLAAAPAAAGGVDPALLAPLAGDDTDAKLQAIAALGQLPEPEAAAVLQALGEDRLHAANDGRVLIGNGGARATDAATGAAAELPADAGAIGINNRLRRAIEAALAGSRLYSEQPAERLAAARRLQQTGDPARLPMLEKALAAEKNEAVHDALLIAQANLELKSSDPAKRRHAVELLGGTRNAAFRPTLAALVQDRDGVPAEPDAGVRAAAEQALKQIDRHLATIEWAGNLFYGISLGSVLLLAALGLAITFGLMGVINMAHGELLMIGAYVTYVVQTAFRAWLPDWLDWYVLAALPLAFAVTALVGMALERTVIRWLYGRPLETLLATWGISLMLMQGVRTLFGAQNVEVGNPSWMSGGVTVLGGLVLSYNRLVIIGFAFFVVFLVWALLNHTRLGLFVRAITQNRRMADCVGVPTGRVDMLAFGLGSGIAGLAGVALSQLGNVGPDLGRGYIVDSFMVVVLGGVGQLAGTVIAALGLGGINKFLEPYAGAVMAKITILALIVLFVQKRPQGLFAPRGRSVE; encoded by the coding sequence ATGCGCATCGCGGCAATCGCACTCTACTTGCGTCGTTTCCTGCTGGCATGGCTGGTGTCCCTGCCGCTCGCGGCCGCCCCGGCGGCGGCTGGTGGCGTGGACCCGGCCTTGCTTGCGCCACTAGCCGGCGACGACACGGACGCCAAGCTCCAGGCGATTGCCGCGCTGGGCCAGTTGCCCGAACCCGAGGCGGCAGCGGTGCTGCAGGCGCTGGGCGAGGACCGGCTCCATGCCGCCAATGATGGCCGCGTGCTGATCGGCAACGGCGGCGCGCGCGCCACCGACGCGGCCACCGGCGCCGCCGCCGAGCTGCCCGCGGACGCGGGCGCCATAGGCATCAACAACCGCCTGCGCCGCGCCATCGAGGCCGCGCTGGCCGGCTCGCGCCTGTACTCCGAACAGCCCGCCGAGCGACTGGCGGCGGCTCGTCGCCTGCAACAGACCGGCGACCCGGCGCGCCTGCCCATGCTGGAAAAGGCCTTGGCCGCGGAAAAGAACGAGGCCGTGCACGACGCGTTGCTGATCGCGCAGGCCAATCTCGAATTGAAAAGCAGCGATCCCGCCAAACGGCGCCACGCGGTGGAGCTGCTGGGCGGCACCCGCAACGCCGCATTCCGCCCCACCTTGGCGGCGCTGGTCCAGGATCGCGATGGCGTCCCTGCCGAACCGGATGCCGGCGTGCGCGCAGCCGCCGAACAGGCGCTCAAGCAAATCGACCGACACCTGGCCACCATCGAATGGGCCGGCAACCTGTTCTACGGCATCAGCCTGGGCAGCGTGCTGCTGCTGGCGGCGCTGGGCCTGGCCATCACCTTCGGCCTGATGGGCGTGATCAACATGGCGCACGGCGAGCTGCTGATGATCGGCGCCTACGTGACCTACGTAGTGCAGACGGCGTTCCGCGCCTGGTTGCCGGACTGGCTGGACTGGTACGTGCTGGCCGCGTTGCCGCTGGCCTTTGCCGTGACCGCGCTGGTCGGCATGGCGCTGGAGCGCACCGTCATACGCTGGCTCTATGGCCGGCCGCTGGAAACGCTGCTGGCGACCTGGGGCATCAGCCTGATGCTGATGCAGGGCGTGCGCACGCTGTTCGGCGCGCAGAACGTGGAGGTGGGCAATCCCAGCTGGATGTCCGGTGGCGTCACGGTGCTGGGCGGACTGGTGCTGAGCTACAACCGCCTGGTCATCATCGGCTTCGCGTTCTTCGTGGTGTTCCTGGTCTGGGCGCTGCTGAACCATACCCGCCTGGGCCTGTTCGTGCGCGCCATCACGCAGAACCGCCGCATGGCCGACTGCGTGGGCGTGCCCACCGGCCGCGTCGACATGCTGGCCTTCGGCCTGGGCTCCGGCATCGCCGGACTGGCGGGGGTGGCGCTGTCCCAGCTGGGCAACGTGGGCCCGGACCTGGGCCGCGGCTACATCGTCGATTCGTTCATGGTGGTGGTGCTGGGCGGCGTGGGCCAGCTGGCCGGCACCGTCATCGCGGCGCTCGGCCTGGGCGGCATCAACAAATTCCTGGAACCTTACGCGGGAGCCGTCATGGCCAAGATCACCATCCTGGCGCTCATCGTGCTGTTCGTCCAAAAGCGGCCGCAAGGCCTATTCGCCCCCCGCGGCCGGAGCGTCGAATGA
- the urtA gene encoding urea ABC transporter substrate-binding protein, whose translation MKRRLALKQLTAVSLLAMSGWMPQVLAAEDTIKVGILHSLSGTMAISETSLKDVALMTIDEINANGGVMGKKLEAVVVDPASNWPLFAEKSRQLLSQDKVAVVFGCWTSVSRKSVLPVFKELNGLLFYPVQYEGEELEKNVFYTGAAPNQQAIPAVEYLMSEDGGGAKRFVLLGTDYVYPRTTNKILRAFLHSKGVKDSDIDEVYTPFGHSDYQTIVANIKKFATGGKTAVISTINGDSNVPFYKELGNAGLKATDVPVVAFSVGEEELRGVDAKPLVGHLAAWNYFQSVKNPVNDAFIQKWKAYAKAKNLPNANTVVTNDPMEATYIGIHMWKQAVEQAKTTDVDKVIAAMGGQKFNAPDGYTIEMDQTNHHLHKPVYIGEIKADGQFSVVWKSKGPIRAQPWSPYIPGNEGKQGL comes from the coding sequence ATGAAACGCAGACTAGCCCTTAAGCAACTGACCGCCGTGAGCCTGTTGGCCATGTCCGGATGGATGCCGCAGGTACTCGCCGCCGAGGACACCATCAAGGTTGGCATCCTGCATTCACTCTCGGGCACGATGGCGATCTCGGAAACGTCGCTCAAGGACGTGGCTCTGATGACCATCGACGAAATCAACGCCAATGGCGGCGTGATGGGCAAGAAGCTCGAAGCCGTGGTGGTGGACCCCGCGTCGAACTGGCCGTTGTTCGCCGAGAAGTCGCGCCAGCTGCTGTCCCAGGACAAGGTGGCGGTTGTCTTCGGCTGCTGGACCTCCGTGTCGCGCAAGTCCGTGCTGCCGGTGTTCAAGGAACTCAATGGCCTGCTTTTCTACCCCGTGCAATACGAAGGAGAGGAGCTGGAGAAGAACGTGTTCTACACCGGCGCCGCGCCCAACCAGCAAGCCATACCCGCCGTCGAATACCTGATGAGCGAAGACGGCGGCGGGGCCAAGCGCTTCGTGCTGCTGGGCACCGACTATGTCTACCCGCGCACCACCAACAAGATCCTGCGCGCCTTCCTGCATTCCAAGGGCGTCAAGGACAGCGACATCGACGAGGTCTACACGCCCTTCGGCCATTCCGACTACCAGACCATCGTCGCCAACATCAAGAAGTTCGCCACCGGCGGCAAGACCGCCGTCATCTCCACCATCAACGGCGACTCCAACGTGCCTTTCTACAAGGAACTGGGCAACGCCGGCCTGAAGGCCACCGACGTGCCGGTGGTGGCGTTCTCGGTGGGCGAAGAGGAATTGCGCGGCGTGGACGCCAAGCCGCTGGTGGGCCACCTGGCCGCGTGGAACTACTTCCAGTCGGTCAAGAACCCGGTCAACGACGCCTTCATCCAGAAGTGGAAGGCCTATGCCAAGGCCAAGAACCTGCCCAACGCGAATACGGTGGTGACCAACGATCCGATGGAAGCCACCTACATCGGCATCCACATGTGGAAGCAGGCGGTGGAACAAGCCAAGACCACGGACGTGGACAAGGTGATCGCAGCCATGGGCGGCCAGAAATTCAATGCGCCCGACGGCTACACCATCGAGATGGACCAGACCAACCACCACCTGCACAAGCCGGTCTACATCGGCGAAATCAAGGCGGACGGCCAGTTCAGCGTGGTGTGGAAGAGCAAGGGTCCGATCCGCGCCCAGCCCTGGAGCCCGTACATTCCGGGCAACGAAGGCAAGCAAGGTCTCTAA
- the urtD gene encoding urea ABC transporter ATP-binding protein UrtD, translated as MSSTHIESTALDGGPSGDAGYGRVSPKGLDTSHGAILYLEGITVSFDGFKALNDLTLDIGVGELRCIIGPNGAGKTTMMDVITGKTRPTSGTAYFGQSIDLTTLNEAQIAHAGIGRKFQRPTVFEQHSVFENLELAMKTDKRVRSTLFARLSGEQADKIGETLDLIRLRPEAALPAGLLSHGQKQWLEIGMLLMQEPQLLLLDEPVAGMTDAETERTGELLNELRGRHSLMVVEHDMDFVNQIAGDGKVTVLHEGSVLAEGPMSKVQADPRVIEVYLGR; from the coding sequence ATGAGCAGCACGCACATCGAATCCACCGCGCTCGACGGCGGCCCCAGCGGCGACGCCGGCTACGGCCGCGTCAGCCCCAAGGGCCTGGACACCAGCCACGGCGCCATCCTCTACCTGGAAGGCATCACGGTCAGCTTCGACGGCTTCAAGGCCCTGAACGACCTGACGCTGGACATAGGCGTGGGCGAACTGCGCTGCATCATCGGCCCCAACGGCGCGGGCAAGACCACGATGATGGACGTCATCACCGGCAAGACCCGACCCACCTCCGGCACGGCCTACTTCGGCCAGAGCATAGATCTCACCACGCTGAACGAAGCGCAGATCGCGCATGCCGGCATCGGCCGCAAGTTCCAGCGACCCACGGTGTTCGAGCAGCACAGCGTGTTTGAAAACCTGGAGCTGGCGATGAAGACCGACAAGCGCGTGCGGTCCACGCTGTTCGCCCGGTTGAGCGGCGAACAGGCCGACAAGATCGGCGAGACGCTGGACCTGATCCGCCTGCGGCCCGAGGCGGCGCTGCCCGCCGGGCTGCTGTCGCACGGCCAGAAGCAGTGGCTGGAGATCGGCATGCTGCTGATGCAGGAGCCGCAATTGCTGCTGCTCGACGAGCCGGTGGCCGGCATGACCGACGCCGAGACCGAACGCACCGGTGAGCTGCTCAACGAATTGCGCGGACGCCATTCGCTGATGGTGGTGGAGCATGACATGGACTTCGTCAACCAGATCGCGGGCGACGGCAAGGTCACGGTGCTGCACGAAGGCTCGGTGCTGGCCGAAGGGCCGATGAGCAAGGTGCAGGCCGATCCGCGGGTCATCGAAGTCTATCTGGGGCGCTGA
- the urtC gene encoding urea ABC transporter permease subunit UrtC, with translation MKQNALTDLNLLTRRPLFSGRVWTALAAAVALLALLPLLNLVFPPGHALHVSAYAVALLGKFMCYAMAALALDLVWGYAGILSLGHGLFFALGGYAHGMYLMRAIGRDGVYQSDLPDFMVFLDWKSYPWYWSFTEHFWYAMLLVVLAPGALAFVFGYFAFRSRIKGVYFSIITQALTFAAMLLFFRNDTGFGGNNGFTDFKRILGFDITAPGTRAALYWITLAALAGALVLARAVTQSKLGRVLTAVRDAESRLRFIGYDPLGFKLFVWTLSAVLCGIAGALYVPQVGIINPSEMSTETSIEMVIWVATGGRGTLVGPIIGAGAVNGLKTWFTSVLPEFWLYALGLIFVLVTLFLPTGIVGLARRISARIQGNKA, from the coding sequence ATGAAACAGAACGCGCTGACTGACCTGAATCTGCTGACCCGCCGCCCGCTGTTCTCTGGCCGGGTGTGGACCGCCCTGGCTGCGGCCGTGGCGCTCCTGGCGCTGCTGCCCCTGCTGAATCTGGTTTTCCCGCCCGGCCACGCGCTGCATGTGTCGGCCTATGCCGTGGCGCTGCTGGGCAAGTTCATGTGCTACGCCATGGCGGCGCTGGCGCTGGACCTGGTGTGGGGCTATGCCGGCATCCTGTCGCTGGGACATGGCCTGTTCTTCGCGCTGGGCGGCTATGCGCACGGCATGTATCTGATGCGCGCCATCGGCCGCGACGGCGTCTACCAGAGCGACCTGCCCGACTTCATGGTGTTCCTGGACTGGAAGAGCTACCCCTGGTACTGGTCCTTTACCGAGCACTTCTGGTACGCCATGCTGCTGGTCGTGCTGGCGCCCGGCGCGCTGGCCTTCGTGTTCGGCTACTTCGCCTTCCGCTCGCGCATCAAGGGCGTGTACTTTTCCATCATCACGCAGGCGCTGACCTTCGCCGCGATGCTGCTGTTCTTCCGCAACGACACGGGCTTCGGCGGCAACAACGGCTTCACCGACTTCAAGCGCATCCTGGGCTTCGACATCACCGCGCCCGGCACGCGCGCCGCGCTGTACTGGATCACGCTGGCCGCGCTGGCGGGCGCGCTGGTCCTGGCGCGCGCGGTCACGCAGAGCAAACTGGGCCGCGTGCTGACCGCCGTGCGCGATGCCGAAAGCCGCCTGCGCTTCATCGGCTACGACCCGCTGGGATTCAAGCTGTTCGTCTGGACGCTGTCCGCGGTGCTTTGCGGCATCGCCGGCGCGCTCTACGTGCCGCAGGTCGGCATCATCAACCCCAGCGAAATGTCCACCGAAACCTCGATTGAAATGGTGATCTGGGTCGCCACCGGCGGGCGCGGCACGCTGGTCGGCCCCATCATCGGCGCGGGCGCCGTCAACGGCCTGAAGACCTGGTTCACCAGCGTGCTGCCGGAGTTCTGGCTGTACGCGCTGGGCCTCATCTTCGTGCTGGTGACGCTGTTCCTGCCCACCGGCATCGTCGGCCTGGCGCGCCGCATCTCCGCCCGCATCCAGGGGAACAAGGCATGA